A genomic segment from Pseudosulfitobacter sp. DSM 107133 encodes:
- the trmFO gene encoding methylenetetrahydrofolate--tRNA-(uracil(54)-C(5))-methyltransferase (FADH(2)-oxidizing) TrmFO — translation MTDTLHIVGGGMAGSEAAWQAANMGVQVVIHEMRPQVGTFAHQTGLLGEMVCSNSFRSDDSEQNAVGLLHWEMRAANGLIMATADKHRLPAGGALAVDRDPFAQSVTDALMAHPNISVEYGEITELPDDGTWIFATGPLTSTKLGQAIAAETGAEALAFFDAIAPIVYHDSIDMERAWMQSRYDKGETEEERTAYLNCPMDKDQYDAFIDALLAADKTEFHEGETAGYFDGCLPIEVMAERGRETLRHGPMKPVGLTNPHQPDVKAHAVVQLRRDNKLGTLYNIVGFQTKMKYGAQTEVFKMIPGLENASFARLGGIHRNTFLNSPTLLDSQMRLRSRPNVRFAGQITGVEGYVESSAMGLLAGRMAATELLGGTLDTPPATTAMGALITHISGGAEAKTFQPMNVNFGLFPPVDGLKGGRRGRKDRYKAYTDRAKADWQDWLAPQATKDHVALDG, via the coding sequence GCGGCGGCATGGCCGGGTCCGAAGCCGCATGGCAAGCCGCCAACATGGGCGTGCAGGTCGTTATCCATGAAATGCGCCCGCAGGTCGGCACCTTTGCCCACCAGACGGGATTGCTGGGCGAAATGGTCTGTTCCAACTCGTTCCGCTCGGACGACAGCGAACAGAACGCCGTTGGTCTGCTGCATTGGGAAATGCGCGCGGCAAACGGGTTGATCATGGCCACGGCAGACAAACACCGTCTGCCCGCGGGCGGCGCGCTGGCCGTGGACCGCGATCCCTTTGCGCAATCGGTCACCGACGCACTGATGGCGCATCCCAACATTTCCGTGGAATACGGCGAGATCACCGAACTGCCCGACGATGGCACCTGGATCTTTGCCACCGGCCCGCTGACCTCGACCAAGCTGGGTCAGGCGATTGCTGCCGAAACCGGCGCCGAGGCGCTGGCGTTTTTCGACGCCATTGCGCCCATCGTTTACCACGACAGCATCGACATGGAACGCGCCTGGATGCAGTCGCGCTATGACAAGGGCGAGACCGAGGAAGAGCGCACCGCTTACCTGAACTGTCCGATGGACAAGGACCAGTACGACGCTTTCATCGACGCCCTGCTGGCCGCCGACAAGACCGAGTTCCACGAGGGCGAAACCGCCGGCTATTTCGACGGCTGCCTGCCGATCGAAGTGATGGCGGAACGTGGCCGCGAGACACTGCGCCACGGCCCGATGAAACCCGTGGGCCTGACCAATCCGCACCAGCCCGACGTCAAGGCGCACGCCGTCGTCCAGCTGCGTCGCGACAACAAGCTGGGCACGTTGTACAATATCGTCGGTTTCCAGACGAAAATGAAATACGGCGCACAGACCGAAGTGTTCAAGATGATCCCGGGCCTGGAAAACGCCAGCTTTGCCCGTCTGGGCGGCATCCACCGCAACACCTTCCTGAACAGCCCGACGCTGCTGGACAGCCAGATGCGCCTGCGCTCGCGTCCCAATGTGCGCTTTGCCGGTCAGATCACCGGCGTCGAGGGCTATGTCGAATCTTCGGCCATGGGTTTGCTGGCGGGCCGCATGGCCGCCACCGAACTGCTGGGCGGCACATTGGACACACCGCCCGCCACCACTGCGATGGGCGCGCTGATCACCCATATTTCCGGCGGGGCCGAGGCCAAGACCTTCCAGCCGATGAACGTGAACTTTGGCCTGTTCCCGCCCGTCGACGGGCTGAAAGGCGGACGGCGCGGACGCAAGGACCGCTACAAGGCCTATACCGACCGCGCCAAGGCCGATTGGCAGGACTGGCTGGCCCCCCAAGCCACAAAGGATCACGTCGCACTGGACGGATGA
- a CDS encoding class I SAM-dependent methyltransferase codes for MFSFLTKAYALKSVRDTRKHYDDWAPGYEAEIGENGYASPARCAAALRKYTSETDAPVLDFGCGTGLSGQALKEAGFQVIDGIDLSSEMLEQARKKDLYRNLTQIKGGDALPFADGAYALIAAVGSIGVGAAPAAALHLLMRKLPKDGKLVLSLNDHTLAERDYKAALSEWTDCGAARLLFREDGPHLPKINLNSTVYVIEKA; via the coding sequence ATGTTCTCATTCCTGACCAAGGCCTACGCCCTGAAAAGCGTTCGCGACACGCGCAAACACTATGACGACTGGGCGCCCGGCTATGAAGCCGAGATTGGCGAAAACGGTTATGCCTCGCCCGCCCGTTGTGCGGCTGCCTTACGCAAATATACATCTGAAACCGATGCGCCGGTGCTGGATTTCGGCTGTGGTACCGGCCTGTCGGGCCAAGCTTTGAAAGAGGCCGGGTTTCAGGTGATTGACGGCATCGACCTGTCGTCTGAAATGCTGGAACAGGCCCGCAAAAAGGATCTCTATCGCAATCTGACACAGATCAAAGGCGGCGATGCCTTGCCCTTTGCCGATGGTGCCTATGCGCTGATAGCGGCCGTCGGGTCCATTGGCGTGGGGGCTGCCCCTGCGGCTGCGCTGCATCTGCTGATGCGCAAGCTGCCCAAGGACGGCAAACTGGTGCTTTCACTGAACGATCACACGCTTGCGGAACGGGACTATAAGGCGGCGCTGTCGGAATGGACCGACTGCGGTGCTGCGCGCCTGTTGTTTCGCGAAGACGGCCCGCACCTGCCCAAAATCAACCTGAACTCTACCGTATATGTGATTGAAAAAGCGTGA
- the gluQRS gene encoding tRNA glutamyl-Q(34) synthetase GluQRS — translation MTFITRFAPSPTGPLHLGHAYSAILAYDMAMDAGGDFLLRVEDIDQSRARPEWEAQIYDDLQWLGLWWPEPVMRQSERMDTYRKQLDWLWEWDYAFACSCSRRDVEAAVSAPQEGAEPPMGPDGLIYPGTCRNVRSFSGNFAQPENTALRLFMGTAFPFADHRVGEEDVFYFTETGEGPKGESGLIEFTAREAIDTIGDVVLARRDMGTSYHLSVVLDDAAQGVTHVVRGQDLFEATKIHVILQRLLNLPTPVYHHHRLIRDDAGKRLAKRDDARAIAKYRAEGATPGDIRAMVGLPG, via the coding sequence GTGACATTCATCACAAGGTTCGCGCCATCTCCCACGGGGCCGCTGCATCTGGGGCACGCCTATTCCGCGATACTGGCCTATGATATGGCCATGGACGCGGGCGGTGATTTCCTGCTGCGCGTTGAAGACATCGACCAATCCCGCGCCCGCCCCGAATGGGAGGCGCAGATTTATGATGATTTGCAATGGCTTGGGCTGTGGTGGCCTGAACCTGTCATGCGCCAGTCTGAGCGAATGGATACTTACCGCAAACAACTCGATTGGCTCTGGGAATGGGACTACGCGTTTGCCTGCTCGTGCTCGCGTCGAGATGTTGAAGCCGCAGTCTCCGCGCCACAGGAAGGCGCGGAACCACCTATGGGACCAGACGGACTGATATACCCCGGGACATGCCGCAATGTTCGCTCATTTTCAGGCAATTTCGCCCAACCCGAGAATACCGCACTGCGATTGTTCATGGGTACGGCGTTCCCGTTCGCAGATCACCGAGTCGGAGAGGAAGACGTCTTCTACTTCACGGAAACCGGTGAAGGGCCAAAAGGAGAATCCGGCCTTATCGAATTCACCGCGCGGGAAGCGATCGACACCATCGGCGACGTTGTCCTTGCGCGGCGCGATATGGGCACGTCCTATCATTTGTCCGTGGTGCTGGACGACGCCGCCCAGGGAGTCACCCATGTGGTGCGCGGTCAGGACCTCTTCGAGGCCACGAAAATCCACGTCATCCTGCAACGGCTGCTGAACCTGCCCACCCCTGTTTACCACCACCACCGGCTGATCCGCGATGATGCAGGGAAACGGCTGGCCAAACGCGACGACGCGCGCGCCATCGCCAAATACCGCGCAGAGGGGGCCACGCCCGGAGACATCCGCGCGATGGTCGGATTGCCGGGTTAA
- the hisI gene encoding phosphoribosyl-AMP cyclohydrolase encodes MSDQSFDPATLTYNDAGLIPAIAQDATSGDVLMMAWMNADAVARTLKTGKVTYWSRSRQAFWIKGETSGHVQELVDFRFDCDSDCLLVMVNQTGPACHTGRQNCFFRAVRGGEVVELEAAP; translated from the coding sequence ATGTCCGACCAAAGTTTTGATCCCGCGACGCTGACCTACAACGATGCAGGGCTGATCCCCGCGATTGCGCAGGATGCCACCAGTGGCGACGTGCTGATGATGGCCTGGATGAATGCCGATGCGGTGGCCCGCACCCTGAAAACCGGCAAGGTCACCTATTGGTCGCGCTCCCGCCAGGCGTTCTGGATCAAGGGCGAGACATCGGGACATGTGCAGGAACTGGTCGATTTCCGCTTTGATTGCGACAGCGATTGCCTGTTGGTAATGGTCAACCAGACCGGGCCGGCTTGCCACACCGGGCGGCAGAACTGCTTTTTCCGCGCGGTGCGGGGCGGTGAGGTGGTCGAACTGGAAGCTGCGCCTTAA
- a CDS encoding iron-sulfur cluster assembly scaffold protein: MADSDLIKLYSGQILALATDIPHRDRLASPGATVKKRAPLCGSTVTVDVSVQDGVISDFGQDVKACALGQASAAVVGGAVIGRTLAEIETARDQLRAMLKDGGPVPDAPFDGFKVLEPARDYRNRHASILLSIEATAEAMQQALQSNCA; the protein is encoded by the coding sequence ATGGCTGACAGCGACCTGATCAAACTCTACTCGGGCCAGATTCTGGCGCTGGCCACGGATATTCCGCACCGCGATCGGCTGGCCTCCCCCGGTGCCACAGTCAAGAAACGCGCGCCCTTGTGCGGTTCAACCGTGACGGTGGATGTCAGCGTCCAAGACGGCGTGATTTCGGACTTTGGGCAGGACGTGAAAGCCTGTGCGCTGGGTCAGGCCTCGGCGGCTGTTGTGGGGGGGGCGGTGATCGGACGCACACTGGCAGAGATCGAAACCGCCCGCGACCAGCTGCGCGCCATGCTCAAGGATGGCGGGCCGGTGCCTGATGCCCCCTTTGACGGTTTCAAGGTCCTGGAACCCGCGCGCGACTATCGCAATCGCCACGCCTCCATTCTGCTGAGCATCGAAGCCACTGCCGAAGCAATGCAACAGGCGCTGCAATCCAACTGCGCCTGA
- a CDS encoding methyl-accepting chemotaxis protein → MTAHSEFNELQQINRLAARASELGYEIVDLAGFLDVVETQAREQRTALAALTHSAGKVENANVEMRDAALSLTDSTRDAVRDVKSSADTIRGLGTQTTEVAGWVQELRKRTQTIGDTLEAVKDNNTQIAAIAMQVNTLAINAKIEAARAGESGRGFAVVAEAINELSHKTKDAASRITDNVETLTDWISELGTEARSVAETAGTVIDLTSDSDIALTQIESSMQVAFDQVERIADRAQVVGVAMASFSPNLAGIETAVTLSTNGIKSTHERINRLIDRSEQIVQASAALGGTTKDAPLIDYVRACAATASARLEQAIARGQISQADMFDRSYRPVPNSNPEQVVTAFTKVMDQVMPEIQEPALDFDDHVVFCAAVDVNGYLPTHNRKFSQPQGSDPVWNMANCRNRRIFDDRVGLKAGRNTDPFLLQVYRRDMGGGNFAMMKDLSAPIFINGRHWGGLRLAYTF, encoded by the coding sequence ATGACTGCACATTCCGAATTTAACGAGCTTCAGCAGATCAACCGGCTGGCGGCACGGGCGTCTGAACTGGGTTATGAAATTGTCGACCTTGCCGGATTTCTGGACGTGGTCGAAACGCAGGCCCGCGAACAACGCACTGCCCTGGCCGCACTGACCCATTCTGCGGGCAAAGTCGAAAACGCCAACGTCGAAATGCGCGATGCCGCGCTGTCGCTGACCGACAGCACACGCGATGCGGTGCGCGATGTGAAATCATCTGCCGATACGATTCGCGGATTGGGCACACAAACGACAGAAGTCGCAGGTTGGGTGCAAGAGCTGCGCAAACGCACGCAAACCATTGGCGACACGCTGGAAGCCGTGAAAGACAACAACACCCAGATTGCCGCGATTGCAATGCAGGTGAACACGCTTGCCATCAACGCCAAGATCGAAGCGGCCCGTGCCGGCGAAAGCGGGCGCGGCTTTGCCGTCGTGGCCGAGGCGATCAACGAGCTGAGCCACAAAACCAAAGATGCCGCTTCGCGCATCACCGACAATGTCGAGACTTTGACAGACTGGATTTCCGAACTTGGCACCGAAGCGCGCAGCGTCGCAGAAACCGCTGGAACGGTCATTGATCTGACCAGTGACAGCGACATCGCCCTGACCCAGATCGAAAGTTCGATGCAGGTCGCCTTTGATCAGGTTGAAAGAATTGCGGACCGTGCGCAGGTGGTCGGTGTGGCAATGGCCAGCTTCTCGCCGAACCTTGCGGGAATCGAGACCGCAGTCACCCTGAGTACCAACGGCATCAAATCCACACATGAACGGATCAACCGCCTGATTGACCGCTCGGAACAGATCGTACAGGCCAGTGCGGCCCTTGGCGGCACGACCAAGGATGCACCGTTGATCGACTATGTCCGCGCCTGTGCAGCCACCGCAAGCGCACGTCTTGAACAAGCCATCGCGCGGGGGCAGATTTCGCAGGCGGATATGTTCGACCGTTCCTATCGACCTGTGCCCAACAGCAATCCCGAACAGGTCGTAACGGCCTTTACCAAGGTGATGGATCAGGTGATGCCCGAGATTCAGGAACCCGCGCTGGATTTTGACGACCATGTGGTGTTCTGCGCGGCAGTGGATGTGAATGGCTATTTACCTACTCACAACCGAAAATTCTCGCAGCCACAGGGGTCCGATCCGGTGTGGAACATGGCAAACTGCCGCAACCGGCGAATCTTTGACGACCGTGTCGGCCTGAAGGCGGGGCGCAATACCGACCCGTTCCTGTTGCAAGTTTACCGGCGCGACATGGGCGGCGGCAATTTCGCCATGATGAAGGATCTGTCGGCCCCGATCTTCATCAACGGCAGACACTGGGGTGGTTTGCGGCTGGCCTACACCTTCTGA
- the recG gene encoding ATP-dependent DNA helicase RecG encodes MSGRPEQLFPLFAETQTLEGVGPKTADLMAATGITTPRDLLFTLPHTGIDRTPRATLKNAPLPGTYTVVVTVGRHHPPRNKGGAYRITVDDAETAFQIVFFRGRADFLLRQLPEGARRVVSGKVELFDGMAQMLHPDHILPEDDAGDIPAFEPVYPLTAGVTQKVMWKATRGALTRVPQMAEWIDPGQLAKAGWPDFAQAVAQAHAPQSLRDIAITAPARERLAYDELMAHQITLALARAAERRKPGRASVATGALQRKVLAALPYRPTGAQERAIAEITGDMAQPQRMNRLLQGDVGAGKTLVAFMALLVAVEAGGQGVLMAPTEILARQHLEGLQPLAEDAGVVLELLTGRDKGSERKAKLAALADGRIRILVGTHAVFQKDVEFHDLRLAIIDEQHRFGVRQRLALGAKGTQADVMVMTATPIPRSLSLAQYGDMDVSVLDEKPPGRKPIRTALVSTGRMDEVIDRLRAAIAKGQQCYWVCPLVEESELVDLTAAGERFKRLRAALGEGVVGLVHGQMPPVEKDAAMAAFQAGETSVLVATTVIEVGVNVPNATIMVIERAEIFGLAQLHQLRGRVGRGTAASTCLLMYQPPLSDSGQKRLEVLRETEDGFVIAETDLQMRGAGDVIGTAQSGLPRFAVADLERQAGLMAIAQSDARKLLADDPKLETPRGKAARLLLWLMRQDEAIRLISVG; translated from the coding sequence ATGAGCGGGCGCCCCGAACAGCTGTTTCCCCTGTTTGCCGAGACCCAGACGCTGGAGGGTGTCGGCCCGAAAACCGCTGACCTGATGGCGGCCACCGGCATCACCACCCCGCGCGATCTTCTGTTCACATTGCCGCATACAGGCATTGATCGCACCCCGCGCGCAACGCTGAAAAATGCGCCGCTGCCCGGCACCTATACGGTTGTTGTCACGGTGGGCCGTCATCATCCGCCGCGCAACAAGGGCGGGGCCTATCGCATCACGGTCGACGATGCCGAAACCGCTTTTCAGATCGTGTTCTTTCGCGGTCGCGCCGATTTTCTGTTGCGTCAACTGCCCGAAGGTGCGCGGCGCGTGGTGTCGGGCAAGGTCGAGCTGTTCGACGGCATGGCGCAGATGCTGCACCCCGATCACATTCTGCCCGAGGATGACGCAGGCGACATTCCCGCGTTCGAGCCGGTCTATCCGCTGACCGCCGGGGTCACGCAAAAGGTGATGTGGAAGGCGACGCGCGGGGCTTTGACCCGTGTGCCGCAGATGGCCGAATGGATTGATCCCGGCCAGTTGGCAAAAGCCGGCTGGCCCGATTTCGCACAGGCCGTGGCACAGGCCCATGCGCCGCAATCGCTGCGCGATATTGCGATCACTGCACCTGCGCGCGAGCGGTTGGCCTATGATGAACTGATGGCGCACCAAATCACGCTGGCGCTGGCGCGCGCCGCGGAACGTCGCAAACCGGGGCGGGCGAGCGTGGCCACGGGGGCATTGCAGCGCAAGGTCCTGGCGGCGCTGCCCTATCGTCCGACAGGTGCGCAAGAGCGCGCAATTGCCGAGATCACCGGTGATATGGCTCAGCCGCAGCGGATGAACCGGTTGTTGCAGGGCGATGTGGGCGCGGGCAAAACGCTGGTGGCTTTCATGGCGTTGCTGGTCGCGGTCGAGGCAGGCGGGCAGGGTGTGTTGATGGCGCCGACGGAAATCCTTGCGCGTCAACACCTTGAGGGGTTGCAACCGCTGGCCGAGGATGCAGGCGTTGTGCTGGAATTGCTGACAGGGCGGGACAAGGGCAGCGAGCGCAAGGCAAAGCTGGCCGCACTGGCCGACGGGCGTATTCGCATTCTGGTGGGCACTCATGCGGTGTTTCAAAAAGACGTCGAATTTCACGATCTGCGGCTGGCGATCATCGACGAACAGCACCGTTTCGGTGTGCGGCAACGTCTGGCCCTGGGGGCCAAGGGGACGCAGGCGGATGTGATGGTGATGACCGCAACACCGATCCCGCGGTCGCTGTCCCTGGCGCAATATGGCGATATGGACGTTTCGGTGCTGGATGAAAAACCGCCCGGGCGCAAACCGATCCGCACGGCGCTGGTCAGCACGGGACGCATGGACGAGGTGATAGACCGGCTGCGCGCGGCGATCGCCAAGGGGCAGCAATGTTACTGGGTCTGTCCACTGGTCGAGGAATCCGAACTGGTGGATCTGACGGCGGCAGGGGAACGGTTCAAACGGCTGCGCGCCGCATTGGGCGAGGGCGTGGTGGGTCTGGTACATGGCCAGATGCCACCGGTCGAAAAAGATGCGGCGATGGCGGCGTTTCAGGCGGGCGAAACATCGGTTCTGGTGGCGACGACGGTGATCGAGGTGGGGGTGAACGTGCCCAATGCCACGATTATGGTGATCGAGCGGGCCGAGATTTTCGGGCTGGCCCAGCTGCACCAGCTGCGCGGGCGTGTCGGGCGGGGCACTGCGGCGTCGACCTGTTTGCTGATGTATCAGCCGCCGCTCAGCGACAGCGGCCAAAAGCGTCTGGAGGTGCTGCGCGAAACCGAGGACGGGTTCGTGATTGCCGAGACCGATTTGCAGATGCGTGGGGCCGGTGATGTGATTGGCACGGCACAATCCGGTCTGCCCCGGTTCGCAGTTGCCGACCTTGAGCGGCAGGCGGGGCTGATGGCCATCGCCCAAAGTGATGCGCGCAAGCTGCTTGCAGATGATCCCAAGCTGGAAACCCCGCGCGGCAAGGCGGCGCGCCTGTTGCTGTGGCTGATGCGGCAGGACGAGGCCATTCGTTTGATTTCAGTGGGTTAA
- the ligA gene encoding NAD-dependent DNA ligase LigA, which yields MTEPQARAELARLADVLGAANRAYHTEDAPQISDADYDALKRRNAEIEARFPALKRDDSPTDQVGAEPAEGFSKLRHAVSMLSLSNAFDDEDVIDFDGRVRKYLGLTADAPVRYTAEPKIDGLSLSLRYENGVLVSAATRGDGQLGENVTANALTIDDIPRTIKDAPDVLEVRGEVYMSHADFEALNARHHERGGKTFANPRNAAAGSLRQLDASITRARPLKFFAYTWGEISEPLAETQTAAIERLAQMGFQTNPLTQTFDGPTGMLTHYAKIEQMRSQLGYDIDGVVYKVDDLALQARLGFRSTTPRWAIAHKFPAELAWTRLEAIDIQVGRTGALSPVARLAPVTVGGVVVSNATLHNEDYIIGRDSKGGEIRDGKDIRVGDWVQVYRAGDVIPKIADVDLGKRPDDAVPFDFPQICPQCQSDAIREPGDAVRRCSGGLICPAQAVEKMKHFVSRSAFDIDGLGAKQVEQFHADGWIGEPADIFTLRARYGSGLQQLKNREGWGEKSAGNLFDAIDERRKIPLARLIFGLGIRHVGEAASNLLALHYGTWVAFAAAMDAAADPESEAWGDLIGIDGVGGVMAGSLTAAFAQESERAAIDRLIAQLDVQAAERPDTSGSPVAGKIVVFTGTLEKMTRAEAKARAESLGAKVSGSVSAKTDILVAGPGAGSKAKKAAELGIETLDEDGWLALIEGA from the coding sequence ATGACCGAACCACAGGCGCGCGCCGAACTGGCGCGACTGGCCGATGTGCTGGGGGCTGCAAACCGCGCCTATCACACCGAAGATGCGCCGCAGATCAGCGACGCCGACTATGATGCGCTCAAGCGGCGTAACGCCGAAATTGAGGCCCGTTTTCCCGCATTGAAACGCGACGACAGCCCCACCGATCAGGTGGGGGCAGAACCTGCGGAAGGGTTTTCGAAACTGCGGCATGCTGTTTCGATGCTGTCACTGTCCAATGCGTTCGACGATGAAGACGTGATTGATTTCGATGGACGTGTACGCAAGTATCTGGGCCTGACGGCTGACGCCCCGGTGCGCTACACCGCAGAACCAAAGATTGACGGACTGTCGCTGTCATTGCGCTATGAGAACGGCGTGCTGGTATCGGCAGCCACCCGTGGTGACGGGCAGCTGGGCGAAAATGTGACCGCGAACGCGCTGACCATCGACGACATTCCCCGTACCATCAAAGATGCGCCAGACGTGTTGGAAGTGCGCGGCGAGGTCTACATGAGCCACGCAGATTTCGAAGCGCTGAACGCACGCCATCACGAACGCGGTGGCAAGACATTCGCCAACCCGCGCAACGCCGCCGCCGGATCGTTGCGCCAGCTGGATGCGTCGATCACCCGCGCGCGACCCTTGAAGTTTTTTGCCTATACCTGGGGCGAGATTTCCGAGCCTTTGGCCGAGACCCAGACAGCCGCGATCGAACGGTTGGCGCAAATGGGGTTCCAGACCAACCCGTTGACCCAAACCTTTGACGGCCCAACCGGCATGCTGACCCATTACGCCAAGATCGAACAGATGCGCAGCCAGCTTGGCTATGACATCGACGGCGTCGTTTACAAAGTTGACGATCTGGCCTTGCAAGCACGGTTGGGTTTCAGATCGACCACGCCCCGCTGGGCCATTGCCCATAAATTTCCCGCCGAACTGGCGTGGACACGACTGGAAGCCATCGACATTCAGGTGGGTCGTACCGGCGCGCTCAGCCCGGTCGCACGTCTGGCGCCGGTCACGGTGGGCGGCGTCGTAGTGTCGAACGCAACCCTGCATAACGAAGACTATATCATCGGCCGCGATTCCAAAGGCGGCGAGATTCGTGACGGCAAGGATATTCGCGTCGGCGACTGGGTGCAGGTTTACCGGGCGGGCGACGTGATCCCGAAAATCGCCGATGTGGATCTGGGCAAACGCCCCGATGACGCCGTTCCCTTTGACTTTCCCCAAATCTGCCCCCAGTGCCAAAGCGATGCAATCCGCGAGCCGGGGGATGCTGTGCGCCGCTGCTCGGGCGGATTGATCTGCCCTGCGCAGGCTGTTGAAAAGATGAAACATTTTGTATCGCGCAGCGCTTTTGACATTGACGGATTGGGCGCAAAGCAGGTCGAGCAATTCCATGCAGACGGCTGGATTGGCGAACCGGCGGATATTTTCACGTTGCGCGCACGCTATGGCTCTGGCCTGCAACAGCTGAAAAATCGGGAAGGTTGGGGGGAAAAATCGGCCGGCAATTTGTTCGATGCGATTGACGAGCGTCGTAAGATCCCGCTGGCACGGCTGATCTTCGGGCTGGGTATACGCCATGTGGGTGAGGCCGCGTCAAACCTGTTGGCGCTGCACTACGGCACATGGGTCGCCTTTGCCGCTGCCATGGACGCTGCCGCTGATCCCGAAAGCGAAGCCTGGGGGGATCTGATCGGTATCGACGGTGTGGGCGGTGTGATGGCAGGATCGCTGACAGCCGCTTTTGCGCAGGAGTCGGAACGCGCTGCAATCGATCGGCTGATTGCGCAATTGGACGTGCAGGCGGCGGAACGTCCCGACACTTCGGGCAGTCCGGTCGCGGGCAAGATCGTGGTCTTTACCGGCACGCTTGAGAAAATGACCCGCGCCGAGGCCAAGGCGCGGGCCGAAAGCCTGGGCGCGAAAGTATCGGGGTCGGTCAGTGCCAAGACCGACATTCTGGTCGCGGGGCCGGGGGCCGGATCAAAAGCCAAAAAGGCCGCGGAACTGGGCATTGAAACACTGGACGAAGACGGCTGGCTGGCGCTGATCGAGGGCGCATGA
- a CDS encoding response regulator transcription factor CtrA: MRVLLVEDDPTTSKSIELMLTHANLNVYATDLGEEGIDLAKLYDYDLILLDLDLPDMNGHEVLRQLRLARIETPILILSGADDTENKIKGFGFGADDYLTKPFHREELVARIHAIIRRSKGHSQSVIETGLISVNLDAKTVSVDNKSVHLTGKEYQMLELLSLRKGTTLTKEMFLNHLYGGMDEPELKIIDVFICKLRKKLSTATGGQNYIETVWGRGYVLCDPEPNALGADDGQRLAIGA, encoded by the coding sequence ATGCGTGTTCTGCTTGTTGAAGATGATCCGACGACCTCGAAAAGCATCGAACTGATGCTGACCCATGCAAATCTGAACGTCTATGCGACGGATCTGGGTGAAGAGGGGATCGATCTTGCCAAGCTATACGACTATGATTTGATCCTGCTTGACCTTGATTTGCCTGATATGAATGGACATGAAGTGCTGCGTCAGTTGCGTCTGGCACGGATTGAAACGCCGATTCTGATCCTGTCCGGGGCAGATGACACAGAGAACAAGATCAAGGGTTTCGGGTTCGGCGCAGACGATTATCTGACCAAACCGTTCCACCGCGAAGAGCTGGTCGCGCGTATTCATGCCATAATTCGCCGCTCGAAAGGGCATTCGCAGTCGGTTATCGAAACGGGCCTGATTTCGGTTAATCTGGATGCAAAAACCGTCAGCGTGGACAATAAGTCGGTGCATTTGACGGGCAAGGAATACCAGATGTTGGAACTTCTGAGTCTGCGCAAGGGCACAACGCTGACCAAAGAGATGTTCCTGAACCACCTGTATGGCGGCATGGATGAACCAGAACTGAAGATAATCGACGTTTTTATCTGCAAGCTGCGCAAAAAACTCAGCACCGCGACGGGCGGGCAGAATTATATCGAAACGGTTTGGGGGCGTGGCTATGTGCTGTGCGATCCGGAACCCAATGCATTGGGTGCAGACGACGGCCAAAGATTGGCAATCGGCGCCTGA
- a CDS encoding DUF1153 domain-containing protein, protein MYLKKVDGPRAVTLLDGSVMTQADLPDADTRRWVASRKVAVVRGVLYGLIAQNAALERYGISAEEFEAWVRAVSLHGEEALKATALQRFRGIE, encoded by the coding sequence ATGTATCTGAAAAAAGTCGACGGTCCAAGGGCGGTCACATTGCTGGACGGGTCTGTAATGACGCAGGCCGATCTGCCCGACGCGGACACGCGACGCTGGGTGGCATCGCGCAAAGTGGCTGTGGTACGTGGTGTCTTGTACGGATTGATCGCCCAAAACGCTGCGCTAGAACGCTACGGAATCAGCGCCGAAGAATTCGAAGCATGGGTGCGCGCCGTCAGCCTACATGGTGAAGAGGCGCTAAAAGCAACTGCTTTGCAGCGGTTTAGGGGGATAGAATAG